AAGCAGCATACTACAGCACGAAACGACGACGTACTAACAGAACATAAACACAGacaaaacaattgaaaatccAATATAAAGAAAGGTAGCTTGATTTACTAGTAGTGACATGGCAGTTTCTTGGCGGCATCAAAGGCGAAGGGTCCAACCGTAAAGAGCTCAAACGGCAACGGCTTCGACCGGGCATCCACCGGCTCGCGGAGAAGGATTGCTCCGAGGGCGCCACCGTGGAGGTTGGTGGGGACGTTACAGGCCGCAGAGGGAGAGGAGACGAGGAAGACCTTGCACTTGTGGGACCCAGAGGTGGTCAGCTTCTGCGGCATGAAGAAGAAGTAGCCGTTCTTGTCGCTCGTCTTCTTCTCCTCCATGCTCGTCTTCGAGTTGTTGCATTGCAGCTTAACCACAGCACCTGAACCATAAACTTAAATCAATGTGGAGTTTTGCCTTTTGGTCCGTTTTGaatatgcacattttttttatcgttaAGGACGCTAATTTgtgtttataaataaaaattaagagatacaaataaagcaaaaaagaGTACGATTTAGTGGACAATTATGCTCTCAACTAAGGACCTTTCTTTGCACCCTCAATTTTggttaattttcaaaattttcaacgTATCTAATTTTGTGTCCTTATAAGATAAATTTGTTGTAGCGAAAAGTACCAGCAAGAGGAGTGGCTCCCGTGAGAGTGTCGACTCCTCTATACTTGCAGGACTTGCAATAGACGACGCCTTGAACAGCCACCATCTTCCTCACTGGAAGGTGAGACGGGGCCGGGGCAGGGGGGTGATGGTGGTGTGGTGAAGGAGACGGGCGAGGGGCTTGCGCCGTTGGCGGTGAGGTTGCTACGGTGGCGTTGGCGGTGAGGAAGAGACAAAGGACAAAGGAAGtaaacaaagaaacaaaagccATAGTGTTAAGTGAGCTGAAGAATGAGGAGAACAGTTGCAAGGGGACCAATTTATATGTAGGGATTCTtctaatcataaaacaaaagagtTTGGTGAACTAATGTTGTTTAGACAGAATTAGTAGAGTTTTAGCTAGTGTAATTGTGCAGAAGACAGATGGCATCCCACTTCACATGCATAGGATGTACGTAGGAGCATTTATCAACCTGTTTGTACAAGTTTCCAATGAATTTTCTATATTGTTATCCTTGTAGTGATGATATTGTCAAATAGTGAAAACTTATATGAGATTCATTGTTGAAATTTCAACAAAACCCATAATTTGTATGTGCTGAATATGTATAGTAGTGTAGTATACGTAATAGGGTAGCAGAATCATGATTATCAGTGGCTTTAAGTGGACTCAATGCTAGGCTTGTGTTATTGCACATTTATTGACAAATGACAATTGCTACCAAGCCTGTCTAGATACGGCCTCAAATAAATAAGAGTCCTCCATTATTTCAcaagatcaatttttttttctcctttttattttttctaatttttaaatctatttaagactatatttttatgtacatTCAGTTGGGCATTTTATCTTTGCATTTGCTCGACTGTGACAAGAGTTCTATTTGCAGTGGTAATTTCCGAAGGTGAATGACCGAGATTGTACTCATTCAAGTTAATTTGTGAACTTTGTTTTAAACAGAAATGATGTTATGCAATGTGCTCTTACCACAAGTAAGCAGAACGAAGACAAGTGATATATCCCACATCGGTTACCGTACAATAATATTTGGTATTTATAATAGCAAAACTTACACAATATACTGCCGAGCCTTGTAACGAGGGCTTGTGACCCAAGTGGGGGCATCAAAGTAATTGAACGTTGGGCCAGATCATTCAGCTGGGCTTCGGGTAGCTTTTCCGGCCTGCCCGTTCCAAGCGGCGGAGTTGGGCCGTGCGGTCTGTCCGAAGGGATGGGCCACTTGGTTCCTAAAGTGGAGGGCACCGTGTCAGGCTGGTTTCACAGAGCAGCATTAAACTTCCCGCTCTCTGCAGTGGAAGGATTACGGGCCGGTGCTCTTCTGGCCCATTCAAGTTGATTTGGTTGGCCCCAATTGaacaattacttttttttttttttcactctaatTATACTATTCATTTCCTCAAAAAAATGTGCTAACTTCAGCTATTTAGCATAGCAAATTTGTGTCGGATCTGTCCtcataaaaagtaaatactactattactgTATAAATATAGgctgtgagtgtgtgtgtaagGAAGGCATGTGCTGTTCTGCacgaaagaaaaaaacatatgCACTTTAGAATAAGATTTGATAAAAGCTATAAATCGATAGAGAAGTACGTCTAACGAAATCTATCGCAATCTCACTCCACATTACATGGTTCGGCGCTTCCCACGTTATCCCCTTATCCCACTAGCTTTTTGATCTTAACATCATATTGTGTTGGAAGCCTTTGTATTTCACATGGTCCGACCCTTTGGCCTTTCGGATGACAACTCTATCAAATTTTTCGGTATTCATCTGGTTTGGTTTCGAGGTACTTATACACAATTAGAgagagtcattttatttttggggaCATTACGTTGACCACCAACTGATGCATATTGCATAATATGTTTTGTGGAAAGATGGTTTTGATTCAGACATACAATTAGTTtgttggagtattattttgttgtaatttctgtttcatttgttttgttattttttcaatttagagTAGtcttcataaatatttatagtctggttaaatatttatattcgaCATTACAGTAACCCATATACACGGCGTTATAATCtcacaatatatttataagataCTGATtgatcaatttcatttttggacaagaatatatatagatcAGGTCTTTCAACAGTGGTCTTTTTACCTTTATTTAATGTCTGTGCTCTGACAAATATctatgtaaaaatattttccactATACtgctataaataaaaattaatcagGTACTCTATCTACttgacacacacacacattgaGGTTGTATTAGTAATTGGCAATTCGAACAATGTAAGGTTATTATCAATCTGAATTACTTGCAGAAGATCTGTACACACGCATGCTCAACCGAAAATTGGTAAACAAAAAGGGATTTCTAAATTTGTACTACCTCGCAGGTTAATGACAtcatgtacatatatatatatatatatatatatatatatggtataTGCTGAATTGCTGATTTCATCACATGGAAATTTTCTATCCACTATTTACATTGTTGGTAATTAGCTATTACAATCAAGCGATCCATACTCCAACATGTTGACTAGCAATTCATATGGTATAACCATATCAGGATGGTCACAACAAGTGatatatagtactccgtatatattttctatatttaaattatgaccTGGAGAATTAGTGGGCTAAATAATTAGGTCTGGACCTCATATGACTTTACATAAATTAACACATCTTCTAGGTCTCATGCCAaaccatgaaatattttcccTTATACATTATGGTGATCAAAAAATGAATTCCCATGACACCATAGGGTAATTAAACATGTATTATGCAGCTACTAGACATTCACATTAGTACTAATTCTTTGGAACCACATTAAATTCAGATGGCAAgaataaaatcatattaatGAGCTCTCTAGAAGAAAAACTAGAGCCTTACTTACACcaaattcttctcaaaatcaCACAACAATGAACAGCTCGTTCAACACCTCAAATgcttgaataaatatttaaatacaatcATAGGCAAATTTCTGCAATCTCTCTGAAATCCTCGCAGCCGCATGATTCTGTTCAAACTGATCTCCAATCttgacaaataaaacaaaaaaagtagGCAATGAGAAACAGATATATAAGCAAATATCAGCTTGTGAGAACTAACAAAGCTATATAAACCTACTATTATACTACCTGAGAATGAATAGTGTGGAAAACGGTGTCGTTGTGTACAGAAAAACTAGCATCGACAACTTGAGCTCCTTGTTCATGCAACAGCCTTATGATCTGAGTGAACATGAATTGAGAATTGAGTCCAGTTATGAGCACCACTTGTAGGTCTGAACCCATTACTCGAACATCGATGTTTGGTAAATTGTTAGGCCCTCCTTTGCTCCAAACAAGGCAGTTTTTCTTCTGTTTCATCTTTTCCAGTTTAGCCTCCTGCATCTTTATGTAGTTTGTCGCGCCTTGTAGCTGATCCGGCAGCGAAACCATATcctaacacacaaaaactcaaatataGTTAAGACTCTAAATTGGAAACCAAGCAAGCATAAATGAATTAAGGATTAACCCTAGGTCTAGATTGAGGAGGGATTAGAGAGTTGAGCTTGTTGTAGAGGGCCTTCATCTCATTTCTCCGGTTCTTCTCTATAGTTTTTCTGTCTACGACCATCCTTGAAgaactagggttttgatcCATCTCTGCCTCCAAATGCAAAGAGGATGTGtgtggagtagtattatttaatgtgTGTTTGGGTTTGGCTACAAATGAGTGATGGTGAAGATTGAGAAGATAAAGGTGAATATCTTGAGCAGAAAAGGGATGAGCAGTGGGCCTCTTGTGGCATGATTTTTGACCATTTCATTTTCTCGAGTTTAGCTAGTACTATCATCCAAGGTTTTGAAATGGGCTATACATACGAAactacaataattatttattcaaatatatttttatttactaattaatttaaaatttacgaGACTTTACTACAAGTATACCAATCACCAGTTTGTGTAGATTCTTAGCTAGTACTCCCCCTcgtaaaatatatttcattttcttatttaattatccTACTAAAgctatattttcatttttacaaaaattctctctcacattaatataaatgaaaagtaTTATGTTTATCTCaccatttaacacactaaaTAAACTTTCTAAATCTTGTATTGTTCCCACAAGTATGACATTTTTGTGTAACATAAGGAattctataaaaaattgagaaagagTGTGTTTCACATGAGAgtgtaatattatatttaaagtaCGGTCCCAAGTCTTGTGGAAAACTAACAAATACAGTCACATTTAATATTACATAACTAAAAGACAAAAAAGTGACGACCCCTCAATTCTAAAGTAGCTTTAGAGGGAATAATAGTTGCAGTTGTAAAAAGAGAGGGGTTTTGGcctcaatttcaaattaaaggaaaattatcaaaaaaaaaatactgctAAATTTTAAGAACATTCGtccttaaaattataaattttaagcaAATTTAGGTATTTTTAactaactttaaatttattttaaattcacaAACTTTACATGTTATTTCCTACCGTAGGTTAATTACTATATCCTACTTGTCACGAACTTAAAAACTGGCCTAAAATTctccataaatattttaatgttacccacataaaataagtttttaGCTTCACTACCATTGCCcaaatcacaatctttccCAGCACTTAGCCCAGTTCGGAGctgaaatttgaattgatgGAGAAATCGCAAACTATCTGAAGTGCAAGTCATCGTCttctttgttattttcatcCATTCCTTGCCCCAAGTTGTCAGCTTCTTTCACTGCTTTCTCAATTCAATTGTCTAATGTGaaacttttcatttaattcaattGTCGAATGTGATACTTCGGTAGATTGTTGCTGTAGTTGGATTTACGTTTATATGGATGGTTGTCAAAGATGGAGGGGGTCGAGATGTGGTGGATGTGGATGAGGAGACAAAGGTGTAAGTGGATTTAAAGACTTCAGTCATGCTACAATATTGtagcttttttttatttagtgaaTGTGTAACCACTGCGTCCCAAGGTGATTTATGGTGAGAGAGAAATATGATTGGATGGATATAAGAAGAAAATGTTGGAGTTGTGAAAGGTTTTGACTGAATCGTAATTGTGatggaatatttaattttgtgaaagtAAATGATATAATGTCAATCTATGTTCAGAATAGATGACattggtatattcattttctctaaacGGATTTCAGAtaagtgagaaataatggattaaagttggttataataaatgagttaaaggaaataatatcaataaattaataagagTGTATTAATCATCTCATATTGGTTTTGATACATATTCTCCCTCCATCTTGAATAGTTTCTTTTTTGTAAAGCGGGTGTAAAGAAAAACTGACTCAGCCATTTTGAAACAGTAATACGTTATatactatactactattactttACTTCTAAATAATTTTGGTTATATGTTCAAGTTATCagtaattttgagaaaaaatagttagatcattatgcataaaaataaatattatactccaatTTAAAGCTAAAGTATTAAATATGTTGgtatataatagtagtagtatattgttAGCAAGAGAAATCTAGGTGATATTGGAAAACCGGTGTGTATCACACTCTcgctttttattaattaatttagattaatGAAGCATAACATGATTTGCCTTtaacttttcttaattatactcctatcCATTCACTTTTCAGATTTTCTATCTTGAAAGGCAGTGGAACGAGTGGGGATCCATTAAACAAAGTGACAAGGCAGAATTTTGCTTCCTTTTTCGAGTCCAATCAGACTCCagaatataatatactcctacttagtaaaatatttgaaattttgttgtttaagCTTTTACATCGGAAGAGAGAGAGGTTAGAAAACCTATTGTAAttcatgattaaatttttgCGCTGTAGTCTGACAGTGGCGGAGGCATACAATTAAGAATATTTCTACTCCTATCATATACTATATactatgaaatataaaataattaattataccttaatacaaattaaatagaagAGTTCAGTCTAAAGACTAGTCTTTTTAAGTGAGAGAGTCTATTTAGTCTATATATCAAACACTGAGTCGTAACATACCTAGCTTCACCGACCTAGCAGTCTAGCACTCATCTAAATTCGTTACTGATCCATGATCAATTGGTTGGTTATGAAGTGTCGCAACAATTACGATATGCTTAATAGGATAAAcggtaaaaaaacaaattattagaatataataaactaaatttaaatatgataattttgaagaaaataaagttttcTAATTGTATGCAATTATGCATGCATTTGCTCCACTTTGGGATAGTTCAAGAGTGCGGctgcaattttaaattttataattaaccTTCATATGTTCATTGGTTCCTAATTATTGACGTACGTGGTCATCTGATGTCCATAACTTgaagtagtaaaatattaaaaagtgtTGTGTTGCGCTTTACTTATCTTGTAATCTAGAAAGATGAAACGCATCAAAACTAATATTCTCGTCAGGATTAATagatagtactactaataaagGTATAagttaagtttttatttttactaagaTAGATTGAAATTCTAGGATATTTCAAGACTTTATTTCTTTGATTGAGCTGATTTTTCTTGACCGGTAGGTCATTTTGTTAGAGTTATAGtaaaagtataatattataaaagttttaataataatatgaggTTCGTCGGATTgacattttctgaaaaaatcTATCCTAAATTCTAAGAGCATGCACATcggtgctcttagctaagagcagcagCCGTGTCGTCGGCACGACGGGTATCCTGCTCGCTGCAGTGCTCTTGCCGACGGCACGACCCTGCTTTTAGCTAAGAGCACCGCCGTGCCAACGGCAAGAGCACGAGCAGCCAACATGGCATGCTTTGATTGGTCGTtggtttatctttttttttttaattcaaaaaaaatcttaaaaatagagatttaataaaaaaaaaatatttttccacttcccaatagaatatattcatttttccacacttttaatttacttttttattatttttatcccaaaattcacactttCATCTATAATTACCTtcatttcaacacaaaaaatcatAGTACTACACCAAACAACTCTCTCAACCTCAATttataggattttaattatgtagtgttaattttttggattttaattatgtaatttttcactttttttttgtaatttataatagtagttcaggtatttttaatgcattttaatattgtggaaatgttttatttaaattgaataataaaaatatgggacATGCTCTTGCGAAAGAGCATgaatgtgggtgttgtgctcttgcagAAGAGCATAgagtaaaaaatgaacaaaaattgGATCCGGGTCTATATCCATGCTCTTTGGATGCAGATACTATGATAGTTCTTTCTTTGCGTTGCACCCCAacatattttgtaaaatatagaGAGTTGAATAGGAATGGAAAAACCTCCATggaaggaggaagaagaaaacgattgtgagagatgagagaaaaagagaaattcaTTTATGGACTACATTTTGTAAAGTGTTAATGCAAAATACAATGGAAAACCTTATATATAGGcacaaaaataacaactaataaatcctaaactaattcttaattctatttttattttcaattctaATAGCCTCCCTCAAGATGGAAGCACAACAATTGCTACCATCTTGACAACAAGCATCAAATCACAAAACAACTACAAATCTATTCTAGCAACCCTTAGGAGAAAACATCTTGATCTTCATAGCGATAGGCACATTCAAAAGCCTTGATTGTTGATACAAAAGAGGAGTCAGTTGCTGCTGAAAAAGTTTGAATCAAGCTCCACCCCAAATTTCAGCAGCAACTCCATAGACTTGAGTTGTTATTCACTTCCATTACAAAGGAAACTTGTCTTGCAGTTTGGAGTGGTACGAACCTGCATTATCAGGTACTGTACCTCCAACTGAAACAAAAGCCAAACAACATGCTAGAACAGAGACTATTTCCCAGATTTTGAAGATCTCGATCAGAGaaaccacaaaaaaaaaaaaaaaaaaaaaaaaaaaaaaaaaattaaaaaaattggagaagatcatgaacaaaaaaggaaatagatCGGGAGATAAGGCTCGATTGCGATTGTTCATCGCGATAGGAGAAGATCGATCGGAGAAGATCGAgatatgagagagagagattgcgGAAGCTTTCGTCACTGATACCATGTAAAATATAGAGAGTTGAATAGGAATGGAGAAACCTCCATggaaggaggaagaagaaaacgattgtgagagatgagagaaaaagggaaattcaTTTATGGACTACATTTTGTAAAGTCTTAATGCAAAATACAATGGAATGGAAAGCCTTATATATAGGcacaaaataacaactaataaatcctaaactaattcttaattctatttttattttcaattctaATATATTTCCTTCAAACAAGACAatataggatttgattttgttatgatGGTTCTTCAATTCGTTGCACACTGAAGGTCAATGATATTGTCTATTTTATGCAACACTTTCAcggttttgttttttattatgtacGTACTTCTTATTAAAAGAGTCTCATTATAGTTTCAACATATTCgggagtattatttgttcttttatttattcccCAATTAATGTGAGAGTGCGATGGTCTCATTTTCTCAAGGAAATATAAACTCCCTCTAACATTATAGTCTCATTTTCGATTTTCATTATTCAATTTCTGTGTATTTAAAAGAACAATGGAAGTCAACAATGGAAGTCTTAGTAAAATTTTGAGTTTCTATGCAATATATTGTCGTTGGTGCacacaatttaatttcaaaattcttaCCTGATTCCCTTTTCtcaacataatattttttaataattttactaaCTTATTCACCATCATATTTGATATGACTTTTGGAACATAATCATTaatcattttcatattattgcgtttttcttgattaaacTAATTCACGGtctgaatttttaaattaaattgaagcTTTTGTATGGACATTGAAATATGATACTCTCGCTTtcacttaaaaatataaactttaaaaatagcacaaattttaattcacaattaataaagtataaaaaataaattaaaaaataattaaaatattattattaaaaagaaaataatttcttaaatttaaaagatcACAATTTTAAAGGATAAACTAAAAGATGAAATACTATAACATATTGTTGGCTCGGTTAGACAATCCAAATCCACTGTCAACGATTGGGCCACTATTATCAGTTTTTGTGATTCATAGGGCTAGATTAAGAATCATAAATCAGGCCCAAGCCCAGAAATACCAAACTTCAAATAGTTTCTTTGACTCACGACGGAAACAATTAAAACTAGAAAACGATGCAGACGCATCGCTACGCAAGGTTAaacatacttttttttctcatgaaaatatgtacatttttttaaaaataaatatatttttatttatgaaaaattattccTAATTCATTATTCATATACATACATTAGTTTATGAACAACTTATATGACTATGGTACATCACTAAaactcattaaacactaataata
The genomic region above belongs to Salvia hispanica cultivar TCC Black 2014 chromosome 3, UniMelb_Shisp_WGS_1.0, whole genome shotgun sequence and contains:
- the LOC125216340 gene encoding pistil-specific extensin-like protein, which encodes MAFVSLFTSFVLCLFLTANATVATSPPTAQAPRPSPSPHHHHPPAPAPSHLPVRKMVAVQGVVYCKSCKYRGVDTLTGATPLAGAVVKLQCNNSKTSMEEKKTSDKNGYFFFMPQKLTTSGSHKCKVFLVSSPSAACNVPTNLHGGALGAILLREPVDARSKPLPFELFTVGPFAFDAAKKLPCHY
- the LOC125216998 gene encoding transcription factor bHLH162-like, with the translated sequence MDQNPSSSRMVVDRKTIEKNRRNEMKALYNKLNSLIPPQSRPRDMVSLPDQLQGATNYIKMQEAKLEKMKQKKNCLVWSKGGPNNLPNIDVRVMGSDLQVVLITGLNSQFMFTQIIRLLHEQGAQVVDASFSVHNDTVFHTIHSQIGDQFEQNHAAARISERLQKFAYDCI